The genomic stretch GACGGTGGATCACGCCGTTGCCGGCCTCGATCATGCTGCGATAGCGCTCGATCATGGCAGGCACCTGCTCGCTCTGGTCAGGGTGGACCAGAAACACGACTTCGTAGTGACGCATTGAATGCACTCCTTACGGGTTAAAGCCTCCCGACGCGCGGTGAGGCAAGGATGCCGGGGCACAGAGCCCCCTGAAAAGGGCGTGGATTGTACGGAATTCGCGCTCTCCGCGCAATCCGGGGCGGCCGACCCCGCACAGGCGATTCCTGCCGGCAGCCCCCGCCCCACTTGAAATATTAGTCAAGCCTAATATACTAGCATCCATTGGTTGACTAAAGAGGTCAGGAAATATGTTCGGACCGAATTTCAAAGAGATCGATGCACGCGAGCTCGCCGGCTGGCTGGCGGACGAAAACCGGGACTTCCGCATGATCGACGTACGGGAGCCGCAGGAGCTGATGCAGGGCAGCATCCCCGGCGTCGAGGCCATGCCCCTGTCCAGCCTGGGCAACCGTCTGGGTGAGATCGACCGGGAGCGTCCCGTCGTTTTCATCTGCCGCAGCGGCGCCCGTTCCGGCCAGGTCTGTGCCTACCTTGCGCAGAACGGCTACGAGAACGTCATCAACCTGCGCGGCGGCGTGATCGGCTGGGCCCAAAGCGGCTTCCAGTTCGAGGCGGTCAGTCAGATCGCCTGACCCGTCTGCCCGATGTCTCTGCAAACGGCCCCGGTGTGAAAACGCCGGGGCCGTTTTTGTTTGTACCCCCCGACGACCGACAGCCTACTGGCCCGACGAACAGGGGTGGCTATACTCGACCGGTCGCTTTGCCGATAGCAGCGCCCTGCGAAGCAACTGCCTTAATACATGCCGCCGCAGCAAAGGCGGCGCGAAACAAACCGGACCCGGATAAAACGAACAAGCACGGAGGAAGATCCATGAAACGTCTTGCGTCAACCCTCGCGCTCACGCTGATCCTGAGCATTGCCGCCACCCTGCCCGTTCTGGCGGATAACGCCACGCAACAAAAG from Gammaproteobacteria bacterium encodes the following:
- a CDS encoding rhodanese-like domain-containing protein, which codes for MFGPNFKEIDARELAGWLADENRDFRMIDVREPQELMQGSIPGVEAMPLSSLGNRLGEIDRERPVVFICRSGARSGQVCAYLAQNGYENVINLRGGVIGWAQSGFQFEAVSQIA